The genome window GCCCGATCGAAGAGTCTGACTCCGATCTCGTCCCGAACGGAGCGCCGAGGCAAGGCGGTTCGGCAGGGAATTCGCCCAGGGGGCTCGCCGCAAGCGCACGGGAGATCGAGTCGGAGTCCTCCGTCGGTTTGCGCGTAGCCGTCGCCGATGGCGCAGCCGAGGGCCAGACCACCGCAGGCCTCTTCTCCCGAGGCGTCCCCTGGCCAGAGGCTCTGCCGATCGGCGCCGAAGCGCACGATTGATCCGCGGGCCCTCGCACTTCGCTGCGCTCCGGGATATTCTGAGCAGGCGAAAAAGGAGGAAACAAATGTCGAGCATTGACAAGATTCAAGAGCATCTGGGCGCCGAGGCCGGCGACCTGTTGGCACACACTTGCAAGGGGATTCCGAAGGCGAGCCTGCAAATGCCGGGACCCGACCACATTGATCGGGTGTGGACGGGCTCCGACCGCAAGCCCGGTGTCCTGGTCAACCTGCACCGGCTCTTCAACCATGGCCGGCTGGCGAGCAGTGGCTACCTCTCGATCCTGCCCGTGGACCAGGGCATAGAGCATTCAGGGGCCGCGTCCTTTGCGCCCAATCCCGAGTACTTCGACCCCGAGAACATCGTTCGCCTGGCGATCGAAGGTGGCTGCAATGCCGTTGCCTCGACTCTTGGCGTGCTCGGCTCGATGGCGCGCAAGTACGCGCACAAGATCCCGTTTGTGGTCAAGCTGAACCACAACGAGCTGTTGACGTATCCGACCACTTTCCGCCAGATCGAGTTCGCCCAGGTCGAACAGGCCTGGGATCTCGGGGCCGCTGCCGTAGGGGCCACGATCTACTTCGGATCAGAAGACGGCAATGCCGATCTGGTCGAGATCGCCGAGGCCTTCGCTCGCGCCCACGAACTGGGAATGGCGACCATTCTCTGGTGCTACTTGCGCAACTCGGCTTTCAAGAAGGACGGTGTCGACTACCACGCGGCGGCCGACCTCACCGGCCAGGCCAACCACATAGGAGCCACGATCGAGGCCGACATCGTCAAGCAGAAGCTTCCGACCAATAACGGCGGATACCCGGCGATCGGATTCGGCAAGACCCACGACCTCGTATACAGCGATCTGGCGCCGGATCACCCGATCGACTGGGTGCGCTGGCAGGTCGCCAATTGCTACATGGGGCGGGTCGGGCTGATCAACTCCGGCGGTGCCTCGAGCGGGGGGAGCGACCTGGCCGAAGCGGTGCGTACCGCGGTGGTCAACAAGCGTGGTGGCGGAACGGGGCTGATCTCGGGGCGCAAGGCCTTCCAGAAACCGATGTCCGAGGGCGTGGAGCTGCTCAACGCGATTCAGGACGTCTATCTGTGCGAGGACGTCACCGTAGCTTGATTCGGGAAGCCAGATGCCGATCTAGCGCTTTGGCGCCGATCGGCAGCGCATCCGGCCAGGGGACGCCTCGGGCAAGGAGACCTGCGGTGGTCTGGCCCTCGGCTGCGCCATCGGCGACGGCTACGCGCGAACCGACGGAGGCCTCCGATTCGATCTCGCGTGCGCTTGCGGCGAGCCCCCTGGTCGGTCGCCTGCCGAACCGGTTTTTCTCAGCGCTTCGGATTCTTGAAACGGAACCCGACTTCGATCTCTCCAAGAGCCCGCCGGATCGCATGAGCCGAAAGGCTCGAGCGGCGCCAAGGTCGAGATCGGCTCCAGACCGAGTCACGCAAAGGAGCACTCGAATGCCGGCTGTCGAAGCCTCGGAGTCCTGGAGCAGCCGGACGTCTAGGACGCCAGCTTTGGAGTGGATTCGGGGTCGAGCGAAGGTGTGCTTTGGGCAGCCGGAGCGAAGAGCTCCTGGATCTCGCCGAGCCGGGCCTCGGCGTCACGTTGGCCGATGGCCATGAGCTCGCTCAAGTAGTCACTCTGGAACATCAGGAGACTGAGAAAGTCGGGGCTTCGGGTCTCGCGGGTGCCCCAGCCGCGGGTCAAGAAACGAAAGGCGCCCGGGAGCCTGGCTTCGAACTCCGCCGCGAGCTCGCCGAGATCCCGGGACGGTCGCAGTACCAGGGTCTTGATGGGGCGAAAGTCGCCGTACTCTCCTTCGGGAATGTGGTCGAGCATTCGGTTGATCCGCCGGAGGTTCTCGGCGTCTTGATCAATGGCATCCAGAAACGCCGCGTTGAGCATGGTGCCGGCCACCTGGGCCGGGGGCGGGTAGCCGCTGAAGGTGGGTTTGCTGGCTTCGGCGACGCTCTTGCGCTGACGCGTCGCGATCGCGAGGATCTTGCGGGCTCCAAGGTGAATCGCCGGCGCCAGCGGAGCCGCGAGGCGGATTCCGCCGTCACCGAACCAGCTATCTCCGATCTTGACCGCTGGGAACATCAGTGGCAGAGCGGCCGAAGCCATGACGTGGTCCAGGTTGATCTTGGTATTCACACCGAGTCGCAGAGGCCGCTCCCAGGCATGGAAGCTTCGGCCTTGGACCCAGGTCACTGTTTGCCCGGTCGAGTACTTGAGAGTCGAGAGCGCCAGAGCCTCGAGCTTGCCGGCTTCGAGGTTCTGCTCGACGCCGGTGATCCCGCCGTGCTCGGTCGCAAGGGTGCGCTGCAGGAGCTCGCGCAATGGGGACACGTCGAGGACGCTCTGAGGCTCCGGAACCGCACGGGCGCCTCCCGAGAAGAGCGTCACACTCCAGCGCACAATGTTGGATAGGAGCGGGATCGTTCCCACCCGGTAGATGTGGTCGGGATCGAGATTCGCCCACAGGCTCTCGAGACCCTCCGCCGCCTCGCCCAGGGTTCCTTGGTGTGCGGCCAGGTAGACGGCATTGATGGCGCCCGCCGAGACGCCGGTGATGATCGGTAGCTTCGCGTCCGGCATGTGCTGGGCGAGGCACCGAAGAAAACCCACCTGATAGGCCGCGCGAGCACCTCCGCCGGTCAGCACCAGCGCTACTCCGTCGCCGGTCGCGGTCGCGCTGGGGCCTACGCCGCCTGGCGCGGAGCTCTCTTCTCGGCCGGGGCCATTCGGTTCATGCATCGCCGTGGTTTCTATTGTCCCGTCCTCCAAGGTACGGGTCAAACAGTGTGTTCAGTTCAGGTAGACTGCCGGCCCTATGCGCTTGGGGGAGATGCAATTGCATGTCGTCAGCGATGGCGGATTCCGGCTGGACGGCGGCGCCATGTTCGGCGTCGTGCCGCGGGTTCTCTGGGAGCAGAGGTCCCCACCCGACGAGTTGAACCGCATCAGGATGACAACGAACTGTCTGCTGGTCGAATCGCCGGACGGCGTCGTCCTGGTCGACACGGGGATCGGTGACAAGAACGACGCCAAGTTCCGCGACATGTTCGGTATGCGGGAGGCCGATAGCAGGCTCCCGGATGCGATACGGGCGCGTGGGTTCGCGCTCGAGGACATCCGCCATGTTGTCCTCACCCACCTGCATTTCGATCATTGTGGCTGGAATACGCGCTTCTTGGACGGCGAGATCGTGCCGACCTTTCCGAACGCGATCTACTGGGTCGAAGCCGGCGAGCTTGCCCATGCCTGCAATCCCACGCTCAGAGATCGGGCCAGCTACGACGAGCGGAACTGGGAGATTCTGGTCGACGCCGGAGTCATGCGCGAGTTCGAGGGGCGCGCCGAGCCGGTGCCCGGCCTGCGGGCGATCAAAGCGAGCGGTCACAATGCCGATATGTGCGTTGTCCTGATCGAGTCGAAGGGGTCGACAGCAGTGTACTGGGCGGATCTGGTGCCGACGACGCACCACCTCCCGTATCCCTGGATCATGGGCTACGATCTCTACCCGCTCGAGACTCTCGCGAACAAGCAGCTTTGGCTGCCGCGAGCGCACTCGGAAGGCTGGATTTGCTTCTTCGAGCACGACCCCGACGTGGCTTGTGGAAAACTTGTCGAAGAGAAGCCCGGCCGGTTTGTGGCGGAGCCCGTAGCGGTATGAAGGAGGACCATGTCTGATGAAAAGGACCTAGTAGTGCTCGGGAGCGGTCCCGGCGGCTACGTGGCTGCGATCCGGGCAGCCCAGCTGGGCCTGAGCGTGGCGGTCGTCGAGAAAGACCCGAGCTTTGGCGGCACCTGCCTGCATCGCGGATGCATTCCGACCAAGGCGTTACTCCATACGGCGTCGGTTCTGGATCAGGCGCGCGAAGCCGGGAAGTTCGGCGTGGCAGTGAGCAGCGCGGTCCTCGATCTCGACAAGGCGCAAAGCTACAAGCGGGGCGTAGTGGACAAGAACGCGAGCGGCATCGACTATCTGTTCAAGAAGAACAAGATCGAAGGCATTCATGGTTTTGGCCGTCTGGTAGCCCCGACACGAGTCGAGGTGCGCGGGAGTGACGGTGCGATGCGCACTCTCTGGGCTCGGTTCGTGTTGATCGCCACGGGTTCGGTACCGCGTGAGGTACCGATGGCGCCGACCGATGGCATCCGCTTGTTGAATTCGGATCACATCCTCAACGTCGACCGGGTGCCGGCCTCGCTGGCGGTCATCGGCTCGGGAGCGGTGGGCAGCGAGTTCGCCTCGATCTTTCGTTCCTTTGGCTCGGAAGTCACGCTCGTAGAGATGTTGCCC of bacterium contains these proteins:
- a CDS encoding class I fructose-bisphosphate aldolase, whose translation is MSSIDKIQEHLGAEAGDLLAHTCKGIPKASLQMPGPDHIDRVWTGSDRKPGVLVNLHRLFNHGRLASSGYLSILPVDQGIEHSGAASFAPNPEYFDPENIVRLAIEGGCNAVASTLGVLGSMARKYAHKIPFVVKLNHNELLTYPTTFRQIEFAQVEQAWDLGAAAVGATIYFGSEDGNADLVEIAEAFARAHELGMATILWCYLRNSAFKKDGVDYHAAADLTGQANHIGATIEADIVKQKLPTNNGGYPAIGFGKTHDLVYSDLAPDHPIDWVRWQVANCYMGRVGLINSGGASSGGSDLAEAVRTAVVNKRGGGTGLISGRKAFQKPMSEGVELLNAIQDVYLCEDVTVA
- a CDS encoding patatin, which gives rise to MHEPNGPGREESSAPGGVGPSATATGDGVALVLTGGGARAAYQVGFLRCLAQHMPDAKLPIITGVSAGAINAVYLAAHQGTLGEAAEGLESLWANLDPDHIYRVGTIPLLSNIVRWSVTLFSGGARAVPEPQSVLDVSPLRELLQRTLATEHGGITGVEQNLEAGKLEALALSTLKYSTGQTVTWVQGRSFHAWERPLRLGVNTKINLDHVMASAALPLMFPAVKIGDSWFGDGGIRLAAPLAPAIHLGARKILAIATRQRKSVAEASKPTFSGYPPPAQVAGTMLNAAFLDAIDQDAENLRRINRMLDHIPEGEYGDFRPIKTLVLRPSRDLGELAAEFEARLPGAFRFLTRGWGTRETRSPDFLSLLMFQSDYLSELMAIGQRDAEARLGEIQELFAPAAQSTPSLDPESTPKLAS
- a CDS encoding MBL fold metallo-hydrolase, which produces MQLHVVSDGGFRLDGGAMFGVVPRVLWEQRSPPDELNRIRMTTNCLLVESPDGVVLVDTGIGDKNDAKFRDMFGMREADSRLPDAIRARGFALEDIRHVVLTHLHFDHCGWNTRFLDGEIVPTFPNAIYWVEAGELAHACNPTLRDRASYDERNWEILVDAGVMREFEGRAEPVPGLRAIKASGHNADMCVVLIESKGSTAVYWADLVPTTHHLPYPWIMGYDLYPLETLANKQLWLPRAHSEGWICFFEHDPDVACGKLVEEKPGRFVAEPVAV